TGCCCGGTATGGATGGATTGCGTTTACTTAAAGAACTTCGCTCGCAACCGCAAACTAAAAACACACCTGTAATTATCATTACTTCATTCGAGTCAAAAGCTGATGCCGAAGCTTTGATGCAGTATGGCGTTAAAGAAATATTTATTAAACCTGCTAACAAAGACGACTTACAAAAAGCTGTAATGAAATACATAAAATAGAATGGTTTACAAAAAAATGTTATACTTATTTATATTTTTACTGACAGTTTCCGGGTGCAGTAGCAAAGAACAAAAAACTTCCGAATCAGAGAAACGGATAATTGAATTAGCAGTTCATACGCACGATATAATACTTCAAGTTGAAGAAAGCGAAAAGCGTTACGCTCGGAAGAAGCAAACAAAGGAGTGGAAAACCTCTTATAACACCAAGCGGCACGAATTAGATTCGCTATTGCAGCAACTCGATTCAAAAATACAAGAAGTCCGTTTTATTGAACAAATGCCTGAAGAAAAAACTAAAACATTAGCACAGCAATATTTGCATGCGGTTGAGAATATTAAAATGTACATCACAACAACAAACGCCGACTTGACCCGGTTTTTTTCGACCGCTCCGCCGGCACACGACCCGTTCAATTGGAAGAAATTTGTGGAACCGGCACAACAGGAACTGAACAAAATTGCCGGTAATACGGAAATTAAATAAGGTGAAACTTCAGGACGCCCTAAATCAGAAGATCGTGGTCGCTATTTTCTGCACAGTCCCGATGGCGATGCGACCAATAAAACAATTCAGTCGGCACCCGAACAAACCGATAGTTGGAAAGAAGCTGTTGAATCGACTGAGAAAGGTATTCAAAAAAAAATAATCCGTTAGCTAACGGAAGGAGAACTTATGATAAAAATTATTATTGCCGGAATCATCGGCGGTATCGTTATTACCCTCTGGGGTTTCGTAGTTTGGATGGAACTAAATCTTCACAAAGACACTATGAAGAGTTGTCCGGAAGATGAAATCTTCTCACACATTTTTGTAAATTCAATGAAGGAGGAGGGTGTTTATGTAATACCGGCTATGCCCGACTCGCAGACAGAAGCGGCGCAGAATGTTTGGCGGGATAAAATTAAAAGCGGACCAATTGCTACAATATTTTTCCGTCCAACCGGCGGCGACCCAACTATGACGAAGGATATTCTATATGGAACACTCATTAATATCATAGTGGCAATGTTAGCAGCCTGGATTTTATCAAGAAGCACCGCTATGAGGCAATCGTACTTTGCACGGGTTTCATTCGTAGGTGTGTTGGCAATTTTTGCATCTATTACAATTCACTTTTCAAACTGGAACTGGATGTATTTTCCACTCAAATATGCAACGGCAATGTCGGCTGATTTGATTATCGGTTGGATTTTAGCCGGATTAGTTATTGCTGCATTTATTAAAGAGAGACCATGATGCCAAAACGGGTAGAAGAATTTCAATCGTTCCGCAAAAAAATGAACGAACGAATATTAGGCGCCGATAACCGGGCAATTAAAAGATTTTTCGGTGTTGATACACTTACTTACGAGCCGGGGAAATTAGATACCAAAACAAAAGAGATGTTAGGACTTGTATCTTCGATGGTACTGCGCTGCGACGATTGCGTATCCTACCATATAATGCAGTGCAAAGAGGAAGGCGTAACCGACGGGGAGATGTTCGAGATATTCAGTGTAGCGCTAACGGTCGGCGGCTCAATAGTAATTCCGCACCTGCGACGTGCTGTGGCTTTCCTTGATGAGATGAACGAGCAAAAAGGGGATACAGATTAAAACATCTGCATTATATTCCAAAAATATTTTTGAGACCCGGCAAAACTTGGTTGCTTATGCCGAGTCTCAAAAAATAAATTTTCTAAAGTCTAAAGTCTATGCCAATATCTAATGCAGAATAGCTAAGTGTACCTAATCCGATTCTTGCTACCACACTCATAGATTCAGAGAACCAATAGCGGGCACCGGCATTAGCGCCTAAAAATAATCC
This region of Bacteroidota bacterium genomic DNA includes:
- a CDS encoding carboxymuconolactone decarboxylase family protein, whose translation is MPKRVEEFQSFRKKMNERILGADNRAIKRFFGVDTLTYEPGKLDTKTKEMLGLVSSMVLRCDDCVSYHIMQCKEEGVTDGEMFEIFSVALTVGGSIVIPHLRRAVAFLDEMNEQKGDTD